TCTGATCTCCAACCTCTTCTATGAATANTCAACCCTGTTGCTACNTCTTCTGTGATTGATCCATAAANCCATCCAATCTAAAAGTTCCACAAATCCTCAGAGctagttaacaaaatttatatttttNCAAAGATNAANAAGTTTGAAAAGTAATTCTTGTTTAGTCTGTGTACCTTTTCACCCCAGCAAGTACCACATTCATACTCACATCCAGCAACTTCAATTGCTGTCTCAATACAATCNGAAGGGCTGGTATCATTATGAAAGTTTGTTTTCGAATCCAAAGCACGCTCTGCTGATTTTACATACTCCTTTGAACTTCCAAATTGTTGTGTTAGTAATTTCTTTTCACCTAACTTTCCTGCTAAAGAATAAAGTAATGGTCATATATATGAGAATCAACTATTAATAAGCACAATCTAATTTAGCATTTTTTATATAGGGGTATACTGAAACTTTGGATCATGAAAATGTAATATGAATGAGATAATTTCGTGTATTTATGAGAGGGAAAAACCTTTACTGCCAATTTCGATTTCTTCAGGATAAAGACCGTACATAACANTTCTTCTGTGGAATGCGTTAGTTCCTGAATAATGGGGTCCTTGAAGTCCTGCCATGCCCCGCATTACGTACtacattatatattaaacaagAAAATGTCGATTCACAAAGATCCCTTTTTGATAAAATGTacttgagaagagaaaaggttgagcTTCGTTTAAAACTGAGAAAAACACCTCAAATAGAGCCACCCACTGATTTCCAAAAGGGTCATCTTTTATCCCATCGTAGAATTGCTGAAAACATTGAACAAAAGCCACTTCCTTTCCACACTTGGNATCCAACAAAATGCACAGAGCATGCAGAACAATCTTGGGATTGTTCACAANCATGTCACAGTCTACGTTCAACATAAAGGGGGCATTGGTCATCAATCCAGACACTCTTGTCTGCACATAATATAGGAATTATGAGAATATGTGAgtcattaattcaaaataaattttaaatgggTCAATACCTTTAACTTGTTCCAGGACTAATGTTAGTTAAAAAAACTTACCAAGACATTCATAGCTCCAGCTTTGTAATTGTGTGTTTGATGTGGCTTCTTCTCTCTAGATACGTATATTAAGTGAGGCAATCCATCAGAAACACCNTCCTTATTCTCCANTATAACCTGTGCATACACATTGTAAATAAGTCCTTTTCTTGTTCCTTTTTCACCGGTATAACTGTGGCACATAGCTAAATGTTCATATGTAAAAGcatatttgaaaacaattttattgtttataattttggaaacgaaagaaatggaagagaaatATGTGATGAATATAAGATGAAGAGTGTGACTGTATTTAACATTTTGTGAAAATCCAATACAACTATATCACACATACATGTATAATATAGAAACGTAAAAAggttattttcaaaattggaaACCGTTCTTTATAtgaatgatatattaaaatattattcttatttgtaaataataggaaattatttcttttttatttcagtaAAGTCTAACATGTATGTTTATCTATTTGGATTTGTAgagttataattatatattttacagcATGTATCATGAGAATTTTACAGCATATGTATCCCATCAGGTTAGATGCATGAATATGTTTTACTGCCATGTGTTAGTTACCTTAATTATGGTTGGATGGTTTCTTCGTTCTGTATTGGAGAAAACTGCGAATTCTCCATCAAGTTGTAGTGGAATTTGTTTCCTTGTGACATCTTGAATTTTGAGGCAAAGATTGTCATACATATCCTGCAGTTACAGTACTTTATCTAGGATATGGATGTgacatcattcattcattgaAGAGCGGAATAACAATACTGTATAGTTTACCTTCATTCGTGACCATTCTTGCTTGAATTCTGGCGAGTGTTCACTCTCGGTGGTGGCAACGCTGGAGAAGTAGATGAAAGGTGCTCTCAGTTGAATTTTGTACTTCTTACAGAAAGGTACCCAAAACTGAGCGAATTTGGAAGCTTGGACAAGAGCATAGAAGGTAAGAGGGGAACAACCATCATCAGAAACATAGCAAGCTAGTTTGTTGACGGGATAATCAAGTGCTAGAAGAGACAACACAGTGTTTGCTGTGATGATGGGTGGTTCAAGAACAGGGTCTGCTGTTGCCACAAACAAATCTACTCGTGGAAGTTCAGGAACCCTTTAAGAAATGATGCATACTATTATATAATaagcattaaatatttaatattatagttTTGGTGTGACTTAGTTATTNTTATGAAGAGATGAAGTTGATACCTTTGCAAGAGACGATTTGGGTGGGTTATGGTGACTGCAGGAGTCCACTTGGTGGTGAGGATGGTAATCCAAGTGAAGGTGAACCAGGATTCGCATATGAAAGCAAGGATCCATGGGATAGTGAAGTTGTTGGATGAGAAAAGACGGTAACTAAGAAGCAAGAGAAGGAGTAGTAAAATGAAGGTGTCCATAACTCTTTGATATCTTCGTTTGAACCAAACTTTTTCATANAGAGGCTGATCATCTTCTTGCTTGGACATTGAGCAAATCGCAAGAAACTAGAACAACCTCTGCACTTTCTGCAATTTTCTGCTAATGACAGATAAGGCTACTCTTAAACACGCGGTGTTCATGGAGTTCACCCAGATTTGTCAACTCTATACAAATCTTTTTAGAGTAGGGTAATGATATTTGACAAcatcttttataactttttttgctttttttgaCATGGAACATATGttaccatttattttattcGCGCtctgaatttatgtttaaaaaatatttaaaatggatctGTTACGTttacgttgtcaaaaaattattaaaaaatattgttaaaagaagtttttcttttaaaataatactatcatgacacatttttacattcattcatttcacagagtataaaaataaaataatcattaaaatgaaaaattttatatttatttaagaaaaaagaaagtaaaaataagaaaaaaataatatatataaaaaaattagatgtgtcaaaaaatattttttaattttttaattgaatttctaaggatttataaatgttttaaacgttgaaatttctatattaaatttatactttttaatattattttcttaattggtTTAAACAATACAAACATTAGTTTGATTTAATATTGTTTGTGATATGGGATCAATATCAGGTATTCggtttttgatgtattatcCAAAGTCCAAAATCTATTTGGTGAGAAGTCTTTCGTGTATCTGAATCGATGGAtgtttcttacaaaaaaatacTTCGATGTCAAATCAGATTAATTTAGACTAATAACAATAACCATTGTGATTAAtgaataatgtattttttttatcttaaacttttatttataaattttgtattgggtttttgacttaaaattaacttaattatgacccaaaaataaataatcttactttaactttaaattaatagattttgtgattgattaactttgatattattttgaCGGTTCGGTTTGTGAAATATTGTTCAATTTACTAGATAACCACCTGATATTTCTTATTATCCCGCTTAGACCATTGGACATGATGAACTATCACTCAATCTATGAAGTAATTGTCCTAACTTAACatcttgtaataaaaaatttagtttagattaataatttttatgattgatCGAAAGGTAATCTCCGTATTGTAGTTGATCTAACGgctatataatataaatataatatttttctaataattgtaGAGTACTTTCATTAAGTTAAAACTGatcctaattattatttttttatcatgatattAGTATAACCCATTTAAATTAAAGTCAATGATAGTTATGTTTTGGACACTAACAAAACTAATGTTTCGTCTTATTTTCCAGCTGAGATTAATACAACAAAATTGTAAAcattaataatactttttttttctattgacttttttctattaatattattattttattagatgacatttaagattatttttctaCTAAATTGATCCGAAGgtagttttttttgttaactttcTGTGTATGTTGCTTAGAATTTTTACGAGCAAAAGTTAGCATTATTTTTCTACCAATGTTAACcagaatatttttatcaaaagtattgttattgatattatggatgaaattttgtaatggtaattttttataagatacattcgatttt
This DNA window, taken from Vigna radiata var. radiata cultivar VC1973A chromosome 5, Vradiata_ver6, whole genome shotgun sequence, encodes the following:
- the LOC106762036 gene encoding cellulose synthase-like protein B4, producing MSKQEDDQPLYEKVWFKRRYQRVMDTFILLLLLLLLSYRLFSSNNFTIPWILAFICESWFTFTWITILTTKWTPAVTITHPNRLLQRVPELPRVDLFVATADPVLEPPIITANTVLSLLALDYPVNKLACYVSDDGCSPLTFYALVQASKFAQFWVPFCKKYKIQLRAPFIYFSSVATTESEHSPEFKQEWSRMKDMYDNLCLKIQDVTRKQIPLQLDGEFAVFSNTERRNHPTIIKVIXENKXGVSDGLPHLIYVSREKKPHQTHNYKAGAMNVLTRVSGLMTNAPFMLNVDCDMXVNNPKIVLHALCILLDXKCGKEVAFVQCFQQFYDGIKDDPFGNQWVALFEYVMRGMAGLQGPHYSGTNAFHRRXVMYGLYPEEIEIGSKGKLGEKKLLTQQFGSSKEYVKSAERALDSKTNFHNDTSPSDCIETAIEVAGCEYECGTCWGEKIGWXYGSITEXVATGLXIHRRGWRSECCTPDPIAFTGCAPRGLLSTMVQQKRWASGLTEXFFGKXSPLTGMIFGKIQFRXALSYIWXTXWGLRSVFEVCYAVLPAYCIITNTNIFPKGPGLWIPIALLVIYSVHXLLEYLQIGLSIRHWWNNQRMTIIXTTTAWFIGFLSXMLKLAGISXTVFEITQKEFSSSDADEKXTDAGXXTFDXSXVFVVGTTILLVQLAAMLIRFLGLQQSQSGNGXGIGELISSTYVVVCYFPYLKGLFGSGKYGIPVSTICKSAILAFVFVHFCRK